The Salmonella enterica subsp. houtenae serovar Houten genome has a segment encoding these proteins:
- a CDS encoding 50S ribosomal protein L1, with protein sequence MHSRSQKMIKVILISIIGVLSLAAARYSPVTVVNAHPKVIARCLADNLYPYGYILDLQETDIPGVNKEFTVYCRNGAHIAGTFWIANSITTAPERTVGMYGVSKQAYPIFNKSLQHCATRLSVK encoded by the coding sequence ATGCACAGCAGAAGTCAAAAAATGATAAAAGTTATTCTCATCTCCATTATTGGCGTCTTAAGCCTTGCTGCCGCCCGTTACTCCCCCGTCACAGTAGTCAATGCGCATCCGAAAGTTATTGCCCGCTGCCTCGCTGATAATCTGTACCCGTATGGATATATACTGGATCTTCAGGAAACAGATATTCCAGGCGTTAATAAGGAGTTTACCGTGTATTGTCGCAACGGCGCACATATTGCAGGAACATTCTGGATTGCCAACTCAATAACAACAGCGCCAGAACGAACAGTAGGGATGTATGGCGTTAGTAAACAAGCATACCCTATTTTTAATAAGTCCCTGCAACACTGCGCAACCCGCTTATCGGTGAAATGA
- the fliE gene encoding flagellar hook-basal body complex protein FliE, whose translation MAAIQGIEGVISQLQATAVAARGQETHSQPTVSFAGQLHAALDRISDRQTEARVQAEKFTLGEPGIALNDVMADMQKASVSMQMGIQVRNKLVAAYQEVMSMQV comes from the coding sequence ATGGCGGCAATACAGGGGATAGAAGGGGTTATTAGCCAGTTACAGGCGACGGCAGTGGCCGCGCGTGGGCAAGAAACGCACTCGCAGCCGACGGTGAGTTTTGCAGGCCAGCTACATGCTGCGCTGGATCGTATTAGTGACAGACAGACGGAGGCGCGCGTTCAGGCTGAAAAATTCACTCTGGGTGAGCCGGGCATTGCGCTTAATGATGTGATGGCCGATATGCAAAAAGCGTCCGTCTCTATGCAAATGGGGATTCAGGTACGCAACAAGCTGGTGGCTGCGTATCAGGAAGTGATGAGTATGCAAGTTTAG
- the SBOV20251 gene encoding Predicted transporter component — translation MKNIVPDYRLDMVGEPCPYPAVATLEAMPQLKKGEILEVVSDCPQSINNIPLDARNHGYTVLDIQQDGPTIRYLIQK, via the coding sequence ATGAAAAATATCGTCCCTGATTACCGTCTTGATATGGTTGGCGAACCCTGTCCATACCCGGCGGTGGCGACGCTGGAAGCGATGCCGCAGCTAAAAAAAGGGGAGATTCTGGAAGTGGTGAGCGACTGTCCGCAATCCATTAATAATATTCCGTTGGATGCGCGCAATCATGGCTATACGGTGCTGGATATCCAGCAGGATGGCCCGACAATTCGTTACCTGATTCAAAAGTAA